The window CGATCATTGCGTATGCCGCTGGTATGTATTATCCAAATCGAATCAAGTCCATCACAAGTTTGAGTGTTCCTCTTCTCAAAACCTTCCAAGATTCATTTTTATGGGCTCCACTGCAAACCTTACATTCTTGGTATGTAGCACTTTTCCAAATTCCCTACATCGCTGAATTAACGATTCGCACCAATCAGTTTGCTCTCGTTGATTTTTTATGGAAAGATTGGTCACCTGGATTCACTCCAAACCAAGACCATCTTGCTGAAATCAAAGCCAATTTCCAAAACCCGGGAATCCTATCCTCAGCCCTTGCTTATTACCGGAATTTAAATGATCTTTTTACGGAATCAGGACGCGAAAGTATCGTTGGGATTTTTGATACCAATGTCACTGTCCCCACCCAAGTGCTTTACGGTTTGAACGATGGATGTTTTCATAAAAATTTGTTTGAACACTTACTCGATGAATCTGATTTCCCAAGGGGATTTCGTAAGATTGGATTTGATCACGCAGGGCATTTCCTCCACTGGGAAAAAAGGGACGAGGTCACCAAACTTGTCTTAGAGTGGTTGGAAAAAAATAAGTAGTTTTTTGTTAAATCTATCGTCTCATCTTGAAAGGAGACTATTTATGTTTCAAAATATGGGATTATACGATCGAATCATTCGTGTTGTTGTAGGACTTGTGTTAGGTGGATTGTATTTGGGTGGAGTAGTGGAAGGAACGACAGCAATCGTATTATTTGTGGTCGGACTTGTAATGATTGCTACTTCTGCCATCGGATTTTGTCCTGCCTACTTACCATTCAAAATATCCACAAAAGAGAAATAAAGGTGATGATTTCACTTTTGTAAAAACAGAACCACAACTCACTCCAACAAAAGTGAGTTGTTTTGTTTATCCTCTTTTTAGCCGAACGAGTACTTCATAATGATTGGTCCTCGGAAAAAAATCAAAAAGACTCATACTGTCCATTCGGTAGCCCACCGCTTCTAATAAACGTAAATCCCGTTGTAATGTGCTTGGATTACAACTTGAATAGATCATGATTTTGGGTTTTAATTTGGTTGTGGAATCAATGATCCCTTTGGATAATCCAGAGCGTGGAGGATTGACAATCCAAATTGCGTATTGTTTGAGTTCTTTTGGAAGATAACCTTTGTACAAGTCCTTCGTCACGTATTGATAGGAATTTGTTCCATTCCGTTTCGCATTTTCAATTGCATATTGGATACTATTGTCATGGGATTCGATTCCATACAGAGAAGTTATTTTCTCTCTGAGTGCAATTCCAATCGTACCACAACCACAAAATAATTCTAAAACTTTTGAGGATTCCGGAAGTAAGCTTTTCATTTTTTTTAACCATGTTTCTAAAAGGAACTGGTTGATTTGAAAAAACCCTTTTGCCGGTACTTTTAATTGAGTTCCAAGAACCTCTATTTCCGTTTCCTCTAAATCATATTGTACAATTTTTTCTTTGGAAAGCCTAAGTGAAATGGATCTCCCAAACTTTTGGTTATGATTTGTGTGATTCTTTTGGTGTTTAGTATTTTGGGTCAGGAAGGTTTTCGAATCTTCAACTAATAGACGTTTATCGACATTTTTACAAAGTGTGGACGTCTTTGAAACGATCTGATGGGTATTTTTCTCAAAAAAACCGATTTCGTTTCCAACAACTTGCCATTGGACATTATTCCGATAACCTTCCATTGGTCCAAAGATTACGTCTGTTTTGCCTTTCCACTTGGGAAACATGGATTCCAATAAATTGGTTTTGAGTTTCAACTCTTCTTCATAGGGGAGATGACGATAACTGCAACCACCGCACTCCAAATACACAGGACAGTCCGACGGAATTCTGAATTTGGAAGGTTCCAAAACCGATGTAACAACTCCAAACCATTCCTTCTTCCCTTGTTTGGTCAGAGTTATGTCTACCAATTCACCGGGAAGACCACCTTCAATGAACACTGCATGGCCATCATGGTGAGCGAGGCAGTAGCCTCCATTGACCCATTTTTCTAATTTAATCTGCAACTTTTCCATCCACTTAGACCATTCAATGAATATTCAATTGACACTGCACTCGCATTTAACATAACGGATAGGTACTCTTGGAGAAGTGGCTGAGTGGTCTAAAGCAGCGGTCTTGAAAACCGTCGTGGTAATCCCACCGTGGGTTCGAATCCTACCTTCTCCGAGTCGCTGGAGACGTGCCTGAGTGGCCGAAAGGAGCGGTTTGCTAAACCGTCGTACGAGCAATCGTACCCAGGGTTCGAATCCCTGCGTCTCCGTTGTTACCGCCATGAAATTCACCCGAATCAAAGACAAATTCGAAAAAATTAAGACCTACATCCTGACAGATGAAGCAGCTAAAATTTTTGCCGTACTTCCTTTGTTTTTTTCTTGGGTTCCCATTTTCACTTGGAAACGCCAATTTCCAGAATTTGTAACCATTTCTTTGTATTCTGCAATTAATACCTGTTTGTTTTTACTTGGATTAGTTCTCGCGCAGATACTTTCCTTTTTACCGTTTCTGGGTCTTTATTTAGCCGCCACCATCCACCTCCTTTCCATCTTACTTTATCTAGGAATTGGGGGATTTTTGATTTACTCCATCCGCTTGCAAAAAACCATAGTGATACCCGTTCTTTTGGACTGGGTAAAAATGCTCCAAGCATTCATTGCGCCCATAGCTCAACTGGATAGAGTATCTGACTACGGATCAGAAGGTTAGAGGTTCAAATCCTCTTGGGCGCGCGTGGATTTCTATGAATCGTTTCTAAAACGATATTCGATAGAAGTTTCCAAGTACAAAAACGAAATTCCCTCTTATTCTGAAATCATCACAAAGGATGGAAACTTAGTTTCCTCTTCTTTTAATTCCGTCGAACAGACATTAAATCCGACTAAACATAGCGAAATTTTAGCAATTGAGAAGGCATTGTCTCATGTGGATGGTAGATACCTTTCAGAACATATCCTCATCACTGCTCTTGAGCCATGTATTCTTTGTGCGGGTGCCGTTGTGCGGGTGAAACTTCCAGAAGTGGTCTATTTTCTACCGGCAAAGCCGGGAGAAGGTATTTCCTCTTACACAACCGAATCAATTTATCTGCTGAATCATTTTCCAAAATGCACTCTCATTCCAGAGTCGCGCATAAAATTTGAATTTCTGAGTTTTTTCAAAGAGAAAAGGTAGAATTCTAAAGACCGTTTCTTTTTATGGAAGCCAGTAGAAATCACTGGAGAGATGTCAGAGTGGTCTATTGTGCATGCTTGGAAAGCATGTGTGCCAAAAGCACCCCGGGTTCGAATCCCGGTCTCTCCGCCACTTTTTCCTTCCTTTCCACTCTAAAATACTCCTTCCTTTCAAAATAATTTCATTGCCTCTAAGTTAGGAAATTTCATACTCAAAGGGAAACTGAAAGATTCGAAGCATTCAGTAAGTTGAATACGGACCAAATGAGCGAAAACCACCAAGTACTCTTTCGAAAATACCGACCACAATTCTTTCGCGATGTAATTTACCAAGACCTCGCAGTCGGATCCTTACAAAACGCATTTAAATCAAAAAAAATAGGGCATGCCTATATCTTCATTGGACCACGTGGTGTGGGAAAAACAACTATCGCAAGAATTTTAGCCAAACGACTCAACTGTGAAAGGCCTGATGGAGTAGAACCTTGCAACGAATGTACTTCTTGTTTGGAAATCACAAAAGGAAATTCTAATGATGTCTTTGAAATTGATGCCGCTTCCAACAGTGGTGTGGATAACATTCGAGAACTAAGAGAAAATGTGAAATTCAATGCAATGGGTGGTAAGTACCGCGTTTATATTTTAGATGAAGTGCATATGTTAAGTGGAGCTGCTTTTAATGCGCTTTTAAAAACATTGGAAGAACCTCCAGCCCATGTAGTTTTTATTTTAGCAACCACCGAGTATCACAAAATTCCAGAGACCATCTTATCCCGATGCCAAGACTTCCATTTTCGCAAAGTTCCCGTGACAGTTTTACAAAACTACATAGAAACTCTTTGCACAAAGGAAGGCCTAAAATACGATTCCGAAGGTTTATTTTGGATCGCAAAAAAAGGTGATGGTTCTGTACGAGATACCTTATCGTTCATGGAACAAGCTGTCATTTTTACAGATGGAAACTTAACTGGCGTTAAACTTCGTAAAATGATTGGGTATCATGGGATCGATACCTTTACTGATTTTCTAAACCAATTGATTGATACCTCTCAAAGTGCCCAAATTTTTGAAACTTTAGAAAATTTATTCCAAGCGGGTATCGATTTAAGTAAGTTCATTTGGGATTTTATTGAATTTTTAAACTCTTTATTGTTAATCAAAGACAATCTCGCTGACCGTGAATCCATCAATATTCCCCATGAAGACTTACAGAAACTCAAACAAAACTACCGGGAACTTGATCGGGAGATATTGGTTTTACTCGCAGAAAGAATTTTTTCCATTCACGAAAAATTAAATCTGATGAAACTACGTAGTTCTTACGAGATGAAAGTGTATTTGGAAATCCAATTTCGAAAACTGATTTTGGATCGCGAAAAACCTAGT of the Leptospira biflexa serovar Patoc strain 'Patoc 1 (Paris)' genome contains:
- a CDS encoding nucleoside deaminase → MDFYESFLKRYSIEVSKYKNEIPSYSEIITKDGNLVSSSFNSVEQTLNPTKHSEILAIEKALSHVDGRYLSEHILITALEPCILCAGAVVRVKLPEVVYFLPAKPGEGISSYTTESIYLLNHFPKCTLIPESRIKFEFLSFFKEKR
- a CDS encoding YgaP family membrane protein, with product MFQNMGLYDRIIRVVVGLVLGGLYLGGVVEGTTAIVLFVVGLVMIATSAIGFCPAYLPFKISTKEK
- a CDS encoding alpha/beta fold hydrolase, which gives rise to MHHSEIRNSSTVFTTLETGSGDPVLFLHGFPDNHKTFSPIMETIGKKGFHCIAPVMRGYEPSTISHANKLHVVDLVQDLLGWMDDRRWDKVHLVGHNWGAIIAYAAGMYYPNRIKSITSLSVPLLKTFQDSFLWAPLQTLHSWYVALFQIPYIAELTIRTNQFALVDFLWKDWSPGFTPNQDHLAEIKANFQNPGILSSALAYYRNLNDLFTESGRESIVGIFDTNVTVPTQVLYGLNDGCFHKNLFEHLLDESDFPRGFRKIGFDHAGHFLHWEKRDEVTKLVLEWLEKNK
- a CDS encoding class I SAM-dependent RNA methyltransferase: MEKLQIKLEKWVNGGYCLAHHDGHAVFIEGGLPGELVDITLTKQGKKEWFGVVTSVLEPSKFRIPSDCPVYLECGGCSYRHLPYEEELKLKTNLLESMFPKWKGKTDVIFGPMEGYRNNVQWQVVGNEIGFFEKNTHQIVSKTSTLCKNVDKRLLVEDSKTFLTQNTKHQKNHTNHNQKFGRSISLRLSKEKIVQYDLEETEIEVLGTQLKVPAKGFFQINQFLLETWLKKMKSLLPESSKVLELFCGCGTIGIALREKITSLYGIESHDNSIQYAIENAKRNGTNSYQYVTKDLYKGYLPKELKQYAIWIVNPPRSGLSKGIIDSTTKLKPKIMIYSSCNPSTLQRDLRLLEAVGYRMDSMSLFDFFPRTNHYEVLVRLKRG
- the dnaX gene encoding DNA polymerase III subunit gamma/tau; this translates as MSENHQVLFRKYRPQFFRDVIYQDLAVGSLQNAFKSKKIGHAYIFIGPRGVGKTTIARILAKRLNCERPDGVEPCNECTSCLEITKGNSNDVFEIDAASNSGVDNIRELRENVKFNAMGGKYRVYILDEVHMLSGAAFNALLKTLEEPPAHVVFILATTEYHKIPETILSRCQDFHFRKVPVTVLQNYIETLCTKEGLKYDSEGLFWIAKKGDGSVRDTLSFMEQAVIFTDGNLTGVKLRKMIGYHGIDTFTDFLNQLIDTSQSAQIFETLENLFQAGIDLSKFIWDFIEFLNSLLLIKDNLADRESINIPHEDLQKLKQNYRELDREILVLLAERIFSIHEKLNLMKLRSSYEMKVYLEIQFRKLILDREKPSVSGLLAKISELTKLVQGDLSNIPESVEPVKKISTPPPTQSATQKKEPTTTAQKENDQIDSNHTKQNENMDSNPLPSKSESQSINKPISTPPSSPEDMEKLLKEKFSGMEVDPNQFKNL